One region of Archocentrus centrarchus isolate MPI-CPG fArcCen1 chromosome 6, fArcCen1, whole genome shotgun sequence genomic DNA includes:
- the LOC115781774 gene encoding potassium voltage-gated channel subfamily A member 1-like, which produces MTVVAGDNMDETSAVPGHPQDTYPPDHIDHECCERVVINIAGLRFETQLKTLSQFPETLLGNPKKRMRYFDPLRNEYFFDRNRPSFDAILYYYQSGGRLRRPVNVPLDMFSEEIKFYELGVEAMEKFREDEGFIREEERPLPEKEFQRQIWLLFEHPESSGPARGIAIVSVMVILISIVIFCLETLPQLKGDPAGRKERVGNTTIYYKPDILTDPFFVIETLCIIWFSFELIVRFLACPSKPAFFKNMMNTIDIVAIIPYFITLGTELAEDPDNEGVGEQATSLAILRVIRLVRVFRIFKLSRHSKGLQILGQTLKASMRELGLLIFFLFIGVILFSSAVYFAEADEQGSYFGSIPDAFWWAVVSMTTVGYGDMVPVTIGGKIVGSLCAIAGVLTIALPVPVIVSNFNYFYHRETEGEEQAQLLNVSTPNIPSETNSSRRSSSTVSKSEYMEIDGDINNSIDNFREANLRTGNCTIANQNCVNKSKLLTDV; this is translated from the coding sequence ATGACCGTAGTAGCGGGAGATAATATGGATGAGACCTCGGCTGTCCCTGGCCATCCTCAGGACACCTACCCCCCTGACCACATTGACCATGAGTGCTGCGAGAGGGTGGTTATCAACATAGCGGGTCTTCGATTTGAGACGCAGTTGAAAACGCTCTCCCAGTTTCCAGAAACATTGTTGGGCAACCCAAAAAAGAGGATGCGGTACTTTGATCCTCTGAGAAACGAGTACTTCTTCGACAGAAACCGCCCCAGCTTCGATGCCATCCTTTATTACTATCAGTCTGGGGGGAGGCTGAGAAGACCGGTGAATGTCCCTTTGGATATGTTTTcagaagaaataaaattttatgagCTGGGAGTAGAGGCAATGGAGAAGTTTCGTGAGGATGAGGGTTTCATCAGGGAGGAAGAGCGTCCATTACCTGAGAAGGAGTTCCAGCGTCAGATTTGGCTCCTCTTCGAGCACCCAGAAAGCTCAGGCCCTGCCAGGGGAATTGCTATAGTGTCCGTGATGGTGATCCTGATTTCAATAGTTATATTTTGTTTAGAGACTTTACCACAACTAAAAGGGGACCCAGCAGGTCGAAAAGAGAGAGTGGGGAACACAACAATTTATTACAAGCCAGATATTCTCACTGATCCCTTCTTTGTCATTGAGACTCTCTGTATAATCTGGTTCTCCTTTGAGTTGATAGTACGCTTTCTAGCATGCCCAAGCAAACCGGCCTTCTTCAAGAACATGATGAACACGATTGACATAGTGGCCATCATCCCTTACTTCATTACACTTGGCACTGAGCTGGCTGAAGACCCAGATAATGAGGGGGTGGGAGAGCAGGCAACATCTCTGGCCATACTCAGGGTGATCCGTCTGGTCAGGGTGTTTAGGATCTTCAAGCTGTCACGACACTCTAAAGGACTCCAGATTTTGGGGCAGACCCTCAAGGCCAGCATGCGAGAGCTGGGACTCCTGATCTTCTTTCTGTTCATTGGAGTCATCTTGTTCTCCAGTGCGGTCTACTTTGCTGAGGCAGACGAGCAAGGATCGTACTTTGGAAGCATCCCGGATGCATTTTGGTGGGCTGTTGTGTCTATGACAACTGTGGGCTATGGGGACATGGTCCCGGTCACTATAGGAGGCAAGATTGTAGGATCTCTGTGTGCCATCGCTGGAGTGTTGACAATTGCACTCCCAGTGCCTGTCATTGTATCCAACTTCAACTACTTCTACCACAGGGAAACTGAGGGAGAAGAGCAAGCCCAGCTGCTCAATGTCAGCACTCCCAACATCCCATCTGAAACCAATTCCAGCCGCCGTAGTTCATCTACCGTCAGCAAATCAGAGTACATGGAGATTGATGGAGACATAAACAATAGCATCGATAATTTTAGGGAGGCAAACCTCAGAACTGGCAATTGCACTATAGCCAACCAAAactgtgtaaataaaagcaaGCTGCTTACAGATGTTTAG